From a single Pantanalinema sp. genomic region:
- the rplL gene encoding 50S ribosomal protein L7/L12 produces MSTLTNEQIVDAIKEKSLLEVADLVKMIEDTFGVSAAPAMGGMMMMAPGAGAAAAAEEKTEFDVILESAGDKKIEVLKVVREATGLGLKEAKDLVDGAPKAVKEKVKKEEADALKAKLEAAGAKIAIK; encoded by the coding sequence ATGTCCACTCTTACCAACGAACAGATCGTCGACGCCATCAAGGAGAAGTCGCTCCTCGAAGTTGCCGACCTCGTCAAGATGATCGAGGACACCTTCGGCGTGTCGGCTGCCCCCGCGATGGGCGGCATGATGATGATGGCCCCCGGCGCCGGCGCTGCCGCCGCTGCCGAGGAGAAGACCGAGTTCGACGTCATCCTCGAGTCGGCTGGCGACAAGAAGATCGAAGTCCTCAAGGTCGTCCGCGAGGCCACCGGCCTCGGCCTCAAGGAAGCCAAGGATCTCGTCGACGGCGCCCCCAAGGCCGTCAAGGAGAAGGTCAAGAAGGAAGAGGCCGACGCCCTCAAGGCCAAGCTCGAGGCCGCCGGCGCGAAGATCGCGATCAAGTAG
- the rplJ gene encoding 50S ribosomal protein L10: MPTKEKKQQTVSELRDIFDRAQVAIVTDYRGLTVKEITDLRRRLQKVGGDLTVSKNTLIDLVTRDMDSWKAMEPFLAGPTALAIGFDDAVAAAKVVSDFAKEKRKVEIKVRGGVMEGKALSVAEVKDLASMPSKEVLLGRMLGSLQSPAQKLASALSGGARNLVYALDAVRREKESA, translated from the coding sequence ATGCCTACGAAAGAGAAGAAGCAGCAGACCGTTTCCGAGCTGCGCGACATCTTCGACCGCGCCCAGGTGGCCATCGTCACCGATTACCGCGGCCTGACCGTCAAGGAGATCACCGACCTGCGTCGTCGTCTCCAGAAGGTCGGCGGCGACCTGACGGTTTCGAAGAACACCCTCATCGACCTGGTCACCCGCGACATGGACAGCTGGAAGGCCATGGAGCCTTTCCTCGCCGGTCCCACCGCGCTTGCGATCGGTTTCGACGACGCCGTGGCTGCGGCCAAGGTCGTCAGCGACTTCGCCAAGGAGAAGCGCAAGGTCGAGATCAAGGTCCGCGGCGGCGTCATGGAGGGCAAGGCCCTCTCGGTCGCCGAGGTCAAGGATCTCGCCAGCATGCCCAGCAAGGAAGTCCTCCTCGGCCGCATGCTCGGCAGCCTCCAGAGCCCCGCTCAGAAGCTCGCCTCCGCGCTGTCGGGCGGTGCCCGCAACCTCGTGTACGCCCTCGATGCGGTCCGTCGCGAGAAGGAAAGCGCGTAA